attacctggggtccagaggaagggtcccagtgtgatcttttactctcggacctccgtgcgttgtagaaatggggccggcgctacctttgacctgtcatatgacaggtcaaaggtagcgccggcaccattttttttttgtcccccgacgtcaggagcgtaggagatcgctcccagacccctgctggacccccagggacttttggccagcttgggggggcctcctgacccccacaagacttgccaaaagtccagcgggggtccggaacgacctcctgcagtcgaatcgtttttccgtacggaaaaacgatttgcggtaggagatcgctcctggacccccgctggacttttggcaagtcttgtgggggtcaggaggccccccccccaagctggccaaaagtccctgggggtccagcgggggtccgggagcaatctcctacgctcctgacgtcaggggacaaaaaaaaatggcgccggcgctatttctacaacgcacggaggtccgagagtaaaagatcacaccgggacccttcctctggaccccaggtaatttaaggcattttggggggttcgggagggtgggggatttattttaaagggtcggggtgggttttagggtggttttagtgtgccggttttcccgccctccccccccccactggaccccaggtaatttaaggcatttgggggggtgggggatgttttagtgtgccggttttcgatttacacgatatttaaaaaacccaaactgcgacgatccgattccctccccctcccagccgaaatcgaccgttaagacgatcgatcacacgattcacatctctaatgctgatGGCAAATTGTTCAGTCTTGTGTCTCAAAAGTACTCAAGGCAACCACATATGTATCTACCTTTACAACACCCAGATGAGTGCAATTCCCTGCTTTTCTCATGGAGAAATCTCACTAGAACCTCAGACAGTTGTAGAATAGCACAACCTCTGTACATAAAATTTATCTTTTAGTGACCAAGTGTGCTCCATACCTATCAGCTTCACACTGCAACCGTGCTCAAGTCAGTGCAATAAAGCCTCTCTTTATTATAATTAGCCCACATGTAAGTTATCACAGACTGTGCAACCTCAATTTAAAATTATGGTATGCTGCAAAAAAATAGGGAGCTGGGCTATTCTACTAGCTGTTTTGAGACCAGATGTCTGGTCATCACTCTTAGTCATCCTGCATGGCTCAAAGTTTTAGGATCCATAAACAGTTAAATTCACACAAGGCAAACTATCGTCTGTAAGGTAAAGCAAATACTAATTCTTTCTAGAATTACTAACCCTGCCAATGCAGGGAGACCATCAGTTTAGAATAAAAGAAATGACTGGTGCCCCATCCTTGGTATACAATGCCTTTTAATCAAACAAGATCTTATTTTGTAACTATGTCAGAGCACCCCCCAGCTACATCTGGAATGGAAAGTCTAGATACCAGGATTGGTGTTTTATTTGTACAAAATCTaaatgggagagggagagagatctaGTGGACTTGACTAAGTAAAGCAGCAATGCTGACAGAATATCAGATGTGgtattctgcttttctttttccccaatgcccacccagcactggaaaaaaaaaaattgtagaaaccTGACCAGAAGCACTACAGTCAGAACAGGTAGAGCCAAGAGCACTGCTGATCACCAGCCTTCTCACACCTCCTGCAATAAAGCAGACATTACCTTTTCGAGGCATCACCGCTGGAGACGGCAGCATTGGTGTACACACAGTTGGGGAGTTCAGTTTTTCGTCACTGAAGCTAAAACTATTTCTGTAAAGAGAGTCTGCACCTATACATGGGGGACAAGCAAGAGACAGATACAAGTTAATGTAGTAAGCCTTGTGTTCATTGCtatactttataaaaaaaatatttcctaaatatATTATTGCAAGTTTCTCACTTTCCTCAACATATTTGGTATTCGAAAAGGAACACTCTCTGAAGTATACCAGACCTGTGGTAATAGGAGAACAGTTCCATGTGACAAAATTATTTCCATTAAGGCATTTCTAAGTAGATCATACACTTTCCTAGAGTAGAGCTAACAGGAGGGAAATAGGAGCAGCTACAATCCTCACACCACTTGATTCCAGTTGGAGGGAGCAGATTAGACGAGAATCAGACTGCTGTCCCACTCACAGACATGGCTAGAATTCCAGCAATTTTCCAGGCTTTTTTCTGCCAAAgatgcaggggagaaaaaaaaaacccaaacctgaaAGAGCCCTCTGTTCATCTTTCCTAGTACACCACATTTGGAAGGGTTTTATGTCAAATCTCGCTGCTTTACCTAGAGTTACATGGCTGAGTGCCACAGCTGGTTTCTGCAATGAGCTGCAGGGAAGACAGCCCCCTCTGCCGTATTCACACACGTTTGTTTCAAAGGCAGGATGATAAAGTCAAGATAGAACCAgatttagacaaaaaaaaaagttgaattcaACTAAGTTTGATATGGAGATGCAGAGAGTTTACAAGCCATTCCAGGGGCTGAGGATCTCTTGTTTTTCTGATATTCTCTTCCAAGACAGACATCCGTTTTGTGCTTAAAAGTAAGTGAAAAcccttttgaaaaaaaagatGACCCAATAACTATGCACCAAATTCCCTTTTGAAAGCAAAGCCCTGGGGATGGAACACAAATGAGAGCTAGACTCCTTCAGCATGGATGCTGCTTTCCAGACTAAAAGTTGTCACTGTTGGTTaatggaaagtaaaaaaaaaaaaaaaagaaatgtgtttgAAAATAGAATATAGTCGCTATCTAGCTAGGCTGGCCATATAGTTCAAGCAGGAGTAAGCGCAGGACTCCATTAGCTGGCCATTATCATGGCGTTATATGGTCACATGCCCAGCAAAGGGGAAACTGTTCTTACAAGTCTACACCAGCAAACAGTTGCAAGACGCCCCCTGTGGAAATGAAGTTTGCCACTCCCACCAATATCTTCTGCTCTGTCCTCAGATCTCAACCCTGTAATCTCACTGCCACCTGTCCTTTCCAACTGCAAGCTTTCTGGATTTTGGTTTACAGGTAAGCTTGATCACTgtatccctcctccctcccctctggccccaggggatttaagccgattggaagggaaggggaggtccCACAGCTTCAAGCAGGAAACATTTCCACTCTTAAAGGGCAGCACACAGCTAGTCACACTGGAGACCCCACCTATGCTAAATGCCAGGAAATAGTACGCAGAACCAAAATACATACGATAAAGGCACGGCTTGGCCAGAAAATCTTGCAAAATTAGAACCCCAAGTTGTGCTGGTTAGCCTGCTCTTCAAATTATGGGTGGCTTCTGGCCAGAAAATAGAAGGTTTTAAAAAGCACAGATGTGGGTGGGATCCTCCTTGGCAAGACAGGCGCCATGAACAAATGgccacagagggaaaaaaaaaataaagccacaGCGCTTCTTTTATAGAAGGATACAGAGCATGCCCACGAGTCAAAATATAATTACTGTTTCAAGTTGACTTTTCTATAAttgaacttgggggggggggggggggggaaggacattTAAAtttgaaagaggaagaaaaaaagggtTTGGTCCTTTCTCTTTATATTCTAGCTAGGCGGCATGGTCATGGCAGTACATGCAGAGAGCAGCTCACCCCTGCCTTTTACAGCACCCATTAGCAGGGGAATAACTGGCAACACTGAACTAGTTGTGTGAATGGACATGTGCCATCTTCCAAAGACTGTATGTTTGTACCACTCAACCACAGAACTCCAAGACTGGAACAGGGGGCACTTCCAAGTGTGATAACTTTGTACAAAGGTGGAAGGTGTGTGGTTTTAGAAAGTTAACATGCTTCACAGCGCCACTAAACATCTTTGCCTCTGTACCTCTGGAAATTTTGGTTCCAAATTTGAGGTGGTAGAGGAAAGTCAGGAACATAGCATTTTAGTATTCCAGGGGTGGGTCTATGTTTCCAGCTTGGGAGACCAAGCTCGTCTGCATGAGCAGCCATTTATACACATTCAGTAGGTTGAAACCATTCCTAATCTCTAACGTGGgcatctctccccccacccaccaaaaAAGGTTAACACCTGAGAAAccactgagagtgagagagaacaaatTCAGTAGACTTCAATATGAACAGACTTTCAAGATCAGGAAAACCCAAAGGAATAAGTACTGGATAGTGCTGGATGCATGAAGAGCCTTCCAAGGGGGAAGGAGGCAAACAGTATCAGCATTTAGAAGCATGGAACAAGCATAGAGGATTGTTCATTGTGGGGAAGAGAAGGCTAACCTGGATTGAGAGTGGTCTGCGATACAAAGAAAAAGTGATCAGACAACATGTAAGCTTTACCTCAAGATCCCTCAAGCAAAAACCACACATCTATTAATAACCCatgagagagctatatccatcgccagcccctctatggaactctttaccctgCAAGCTAAGAATTCAATCCAACaccaaaacctggctatttaccaGAGCCTACTCTGAAGCGCTCTAACACCACCACCAGACTCTCACCCAATATAACACCAAGAAAACAGAGATTCCATCTGGTCCACCCATGAATTCTCAACAACCACAAAACCCACGATACGTCGCTCAAGACCTTTTCCAATATATAACTAACACCCTCCCTGTTAATTCCACCAATGCTACCTAACTTGTTAAAACTATTTTACTCTAGAAATCCTGATGTTACTTTTATCCTCAttattactgtaaaccggtatacaaaacatgttaaataaataaaagataagcCCTTGCTGAAGGCCATAGGGTAGCCAGACTGGTACCAACCAGCCACATTAGCATCAATGGTGACCACAGATGTAcaatttgattttctttaactGCAATGCATCTGATCCTGTGATACTGGATGTCAGTCACCTAGCTCCTTGGTTCAACTGTTTCAATATGgaaattatttatataaaatacCAGTTGCTTTTATGTAATTGATCTCATTAATTGCTATGTATCTAATGCtgtattaaaaatacattttacaaaaGTGATTTGGTGATTTTTTCCATTATCACTATagcttgttttttaatttaaaaaaactacaTAATCTGATcataatttaaaatgaaacaagagCACTCGCACAAACTTGTATTAAAGTTATTTTGACCTCAGACAAATGCCATTTCATTCCACCAGTGGGTTTAATTTGAATAGATTAAGCTTATAGGAGGACCGAAGAGTTTGATGGTCTCTCCTGTGGTCTCCAACATCCTATGCTGGCACAGCTATCCACACCCACTGAATACTTGGCACTCATCACTAAATTGCAATAGTAACAGTTACAAGCATTCATTCATTGGATTTACCCTAATAAGTTTGTTGGCTTAAAAAAAAGTCCAGGATAAGGATTTCAAGCAGACCCAGTGCCAGATTCTTGTCATCCCTTTCTTTGAGAGGGAtgtcaagtttatttatttatttttattgctgcCTTCCCCAATCTGGTTTCAGATTGTTCTCAATTGATTCTCCCATTACTAAAGCAGATGTTTTCCAATCTGATCCAAAGCATGATTAGGTGTTAAATCAGAGTCCCTAGAGAGGCTGACCAGCTGTAGCCAGATAGCACAGCACAAGTTTCTTTCAATATTAAAAGGGCTTTCATTTCTTAAGAGTCTCATAAGAGCAGTCCCTGTTTAAGTGCattgcaaccccccccaaaaaaacaaaacctaactATAAAAAACACCCAACACACGTTTTAGTCTAGTCTCTAGGAGTGTAACAAATCTACAGAGAAGTGTGTAAAGTTACCCCCCACTTATTCATATAGGGTGTAGTAGTTAGTAAAGTTCCCTCCACTTTTTTGTATGTTTGCTGACTTCCAGATATAATTTGGGGAAAAATACCCAGATCTGGACCAAAAAAAGCAGCTATATATCAGGATTGCACTttgttatatatttaaaaaaaaaaaaaaagagtctaacAAAACTGCCATTTAGCAAATAGGTACAGCCCGTGGTAGACTTAAGCGGGCGCAATAGCTCCTGAAAGCTAATCAAGTCcaataaagtttttttgtttttgggagggggagggggggtgtcaaaCTTTTTACCCCCGCAGATCTCTGAACAGACGCGGGCGCgcgcctcccctccctccctcccattacTCACTCTCCGAGTCACTGAttccactgtcactgatgctggCGCTGCTTCGCCTTTTCATGGTCTGTAGGTGTTCATCGTAGCGAAAGTGCCTTTTATTGAACGGGGAGGAGAAGTCTTCCATCACCGCATCAAATTCGCAGAGGACTTCAGTCAGGTCATCTTCAATAAAAGCTGGTTTCAGGTTGGGAAGAAAAATAAGCCATACAGGAtagggcaggggaaaaaaaaagaaaaagaagt
This sequence is a window from Rhinatrema bivittatum chromosome 5, aRhiBiv1.1, whole genome shotgun sequence. Protein-coding genes within it:
- the RGCC gene encoding regulator of cell cycle RGCC — translated: MKSPKVKSPRKSFIEDDLTEVLCEFDAVMEDFSSPFNKRHFRYDEHLQTMKRRSSASISDSGISDSESADSLYRNSFSFSDEKLNSPTVCTPMLPSPAVMPRKAKLGDTKELEDFIADLDRTLASM